One Tursiops truncatus isolate mTurTru1 chromosome 3, mTurTru1.mat.Y, whole genome shotgun sequence DNA segment encodes these proteins:
- the OCLN gene encoding occludin isoform X1, which yields MSSRPFESPPPYRPDEFKPNHYAPSNDVYGGEMHIRPMLSQPAYSFYPEDEILHFYKWTSPPGVIRILSMLIIVMCIAIFACVASTLAWDRGYGTLVGGGIGYPYGGSGFGSYGSGYGYGYGYGYGYGGGYTDPRAAKGFLLAMAAFCFMAALVIFVTSVIRAEVSRTRRYYLTVIIVSAVLAVMVFIATIVYILGVNPTAQASGSLYSSQIYALCNQFYTPAAAGVYVDQYLYHYCVVDPQEAIAIVLAFMVVVAFALIIFFAVKTRRKMDRYDKSNILWDKERIYDEQPPNVEEWVKNVSAGTQDMPPPLSDYGERVDSPVAYSSNGKVNEKRLYPESSYKTTPVPEVAQELPVTSPVEDFQQPHYSNSGNLETLSKRAPSKGKAGKSRRSEQDHYETDYTTGGESCDELEEDWIREYPPITSDQQRQLYKRNFDTGLQEYKSLQAELDEINKELSRLDKELDDYREESEEYMAAADEYNRLKQVKGSADYKSKRNYCKQLKSKLSHIKKMVGDYDRRKT from the exons CAAACCCAATCATTATGCACCAAGCAATGACGTATATGGTGGAGAGATGCACATTCGACCAATGCTCTCTCAGCCAGCGTATTCTTTCTACCCGGAAGATGAAATTCTCCACTTCTACAAATGGACCTCTCCTCCAGGAGTGATTCGGATTCTGTCTATGCTTATTATCGTGATGTGCATTGCCATTTTTGCCTGTGTTGCCTCCACTCTTGCCTGGGACAGAGGCTATGGAACCTTAGTGGGAGGTGGCATTGGCTACCCTTATGGAGGAAGTGGCTTTGGTAGCTACGGAAGTGGATATGGCTATGGTTATGGCTACGGTTATGGCTATGGAGGAGGCTATACAGATCCAAGAGCGGCAAAGGGATTCCTGCTGGCCATGGCTGCCTTTTGTTTCATGGCTGCATTGGTGATATTTGTTACCAGCGTTATAAGAGCTGAAGTATCTAGAACAAGAAGATATTATTTGACTGTGATAATAGTGAGTGCTGTCCTGGCCGTTATGGTGTTTATTGCCACAATTGTCTATATATTGGGAGTCAACCCAACTGCCCAGGCATCTGGGTCTCTCTACAGTTCACAAATATATGCCCTCTGCAACCAGTTTTATACACCTGCAGCTGCTGGAGTCTATGTGGATCAATATTTGTATCACTACTGTGTGGTGGATCCCCAGGAG GCCATTGCCATTGTGCTGGCATTTATGGTTGTTGTGGCTTttgctttaataattttctttgctgtgaaaacGCGAAGAAAGATGGACCGGTATGACAAGTCAAATATTTTGTGGGACAAGGAACGTATTTATGATGAGCAGCCCCCCAATGTCGAAGAGTGG GTTAAAAACGTTTCTGCAGGCACACAAGACATGCCTCCTCCCCTTTCTGACTACGGGGAGAGAGTGGACAGCCCCGTGGCCTACTCCTCCAATGGTAAAGTGAACGAGAAGCGACTGTATCCAGAGTCTTCCTATAAAACAACACC GGTGCCTGAAGTGGCTCAGGAGCTGCCAGTGACTTCACCTGTGGAGGACTTCCAGCAGCCTCATTACAGCAACAGTGGTAACTTGGAGACGCTTTCAAAAAGGGCTCCCTCGAAGGGCAAGGCAGGAAAGTCGAGGAGATCAGAGCAAGACCACTATGAAACAGACTACACGACGGGCGGCGAGTCCTGTGATGAGCTGGAGGAGGACTGGATCAG GGAATATCCACCTATCACTTCAGATCAACAAAGACAACTCTACAAGAGGAATTTTGACACTGGCCTGCAGGAATACAAGAGCTTACAAGCAGAACTTGATGAGATCAATAAAGAACTCTCTCGTCTGGATAAAGAACTGGATGACTATAGAGAAGAAAGTGAAGAGTATATG GCTGCTGCTGATGAATACAATAGACTGAAACAAGTTAAGGGA tCTGCAGATTACAAAAGTAAGAGGAATTATTGCAAGCAGTTGAAGAGCAAATTGTCACACATTAAGAAGATGGTTGGAGATTATGATCGACGGAAAACATAG
- the OCLN gene encoding occludin isoform X2 codes for MSSRPFESPPPYRPDEFKPNHYAPSNDVYGGEMHIRPMLSQPAYSFYPEDEILHFYKWTSPPGVIRILSMLIIVMCIAIFACVASTLAWDRGYGTLVGGGIGYPYGGSGFGSYGSGYGYGYGYGYGYGGGYTDPRAAKGFLLAMAAFCFMAALVIFVTSVIRAEVSRTRRYYLTVIIVSAVLAVMVFIATIVYILGVNPTAQASGSLYSSQIYALCNQFYTPAAAGVYVDQYLYHYCVVDPQEAIAIVLAFMVVVAFALIIFFAVKTRRKMDRYDKSNILWDKERIYDEQPPNVEEWVKNVSAGTQDMPPPLSDYGERVDSPVAYSSNGKVNEKRLYPESSYKTTPVPEVAQELPVTSPVEDFQQPHYSNSGNLETLSKRAPSKGKAGKSRRSEQDHYETDYTTGGESCDELEEDWIREYPPITSDQQRQLYKRNFDTGLQEYKSLQAELDEINKELSRLDKELDDYREESEEYMVN; via the exons CAAACCCAATCATTATGCACCAAGCAATGACGTATATGGTGGAGAGATGCACATTCGACCAATGCTCTCTCAGCCAGCGTATTCTTTCTACCCGGAAGATGAAATTCTCCACTTCTACAAATGGACCTCTCCTCCAGGAGTGATTCGGATTCTGTCTATGCTTATTATCGTGATGTGCATTGCCATTTTTGCCTGTGTTGCCTCCACTCTTGCCTGGGACAGAGGCTATGGAACCTTAGTGGGAGGTGGCATTGGCTACCCTTATGGAGGAAGTGGCTTTGGTAGCTACGGAAGTGGATATGGCTATGGTTATGGCTACGGTTATGGCTATGGAGGAGGCTATACAGATCCAAGAGCGGCAAAGGGATTCCTGCTGGCCATGGCTGCCTTTTGTTTCATGGCTGCATTGGTGATATTTGTTACCAGCGTTATAAGAGCTGAAGTATCTAGAACAAGAAGATATTATTTGACTGTGATAATAGTGAGTGCTGTCCTGGCCGTTATGGTGTTTATTGCCACAATTGTCTATATATTGGGAGTCAACCCAACTGCCCAGGCATCTGGGTCTCTCTACAGTTCACAAATATATGCCCTCTGCAACCAGTTTTATACACCTGCAGCTGCTGGAGTCTATGTGGATCAATATTTGTATCACTACTGTGTGGTGGATCCCCAGGAG GCCATTGCCATTGTGCTGGCATTTATGGTTGTTGTGGCTTttgctttaataattttctttgctgtgaaaacGCGAAGAAAGATGGACCGGTATGACAAGTCAAATATTTTGTGGGACAAGGAACGTATTTATGATGAGCAGCCCCCCAATGTCGAAGAGTGG GTTAAAAACGTTTCTGCAGGCACACAAGACATGCCTCCTCCCCTTTCTGACTACGGGGAGAGAGTGGACAGCCCCGTGGCCTACTCCTCCAATGGTAAAGTGAACGAGAAGCGACTGTATCCAGAGTCTTCCTATAAAACAACACC GGTGCCTGAAGTGGCTCAGGAGCTGCCAGTGACTTCACCTGTGGAGGACTTCCAGCAGCCTCATTACAGCAACAGTGGTAACTTGGAGACGCTTTCAAAAAGGGCTCCCTCGAAGGGCAAGGCAGGAAAGTCGAGGAGATCAGAGCAAGACCACTATGAAACAGACTACACGACGGGCGGCGAGTCCTGTGATGAGCTGGAGGAGGACTGGATCAG GGAATATCCACCTATCACTTCAGATCAACAAAGACAACTCTACAAGAGGAATTTTGACACTGGCCTGCAGGAATACAAGAGCTTACAAGCAGAACTTGATGAGATCAATAAAGAACTCTCTCGTCTGGATAAAGAACTGGATGACTATAGAGAAGAAAGTGAAGAGTATATGGTAAATTGA
- the OCLN gene encoding occludin isoform X3, with product MVVVAFALIIFFAVKTRRKMDRYDKSNILWDKERIYDEQPPNVEEWVKNVSAGTQDMPPPLSDYGERVDSPVAYSSNGKVNEKRLYPESSYKTTPVPEVAQELPVTSPVEDFQQPHYSNSGNLETLSKRAPSKGKAGKSRRSEQDHYETDYTTGGESCDELEEDWIREYPPITSDQQRQLYKRNFDTGLQEYKSLQAELDEINKELSRLDKELDDYREESEEYMAAADEYNRLKQVKGSADYKSKRNYCKQLKSKLSHIKKMVGDYDRRKT from the exons ATGGTTGTTGTGGCTTttgctttaataattttctttgctgtgaaaacGCGAAGAAAGATGGACCGGTATGACAAGTCAAATATTTTGTGGGACAAGGAACGTATTTATGATGAGCAGCCCCCCAATGTCGAAGAGTGG GTTAAAAACGTTTCTGCAGGCACACAAGACATGCCTCCTCCCCTTTCTGACTACGGGGAGAGAGTGGACAGCCCCGTGGCCTACTCCTCCAATGGTAAAGTGAACGAGAAGCGACTGTATCCAGAGTCTTCCTATAAAACAACACC GGTGCCTGAAGTGGCTCAGGAGCTGCCAGTGACTTCACCTGTGGAGGACTTCCAGCAGCCTCATTACAGCAACAGTGGTAACTTGGAGACGCTTTCAAAAAGGGCTCCCTCGAAGGGCAAGGCAGGAAAGTCGAGGAGATCAGAGCAAGACCACTATGAAACAGACTACACGACGGGCGGCGAGTCCTGTGATGAGCTGGAGGAGGACTGGATCAG GGAATATCCACCTATCACTTCAGATCAACAAAGACAACTCTACAAGAGGAATTTTGACACTGGCCTGCAGGAATACAAGAGCTTACAAGCAGAACTTGATGAGATCAATAAAGAACTCTCTCGTCTGGATAAAGAACTGGATGACTATAGAGAAGAAAGTGAAGAGTATATG GCTGCTGCTGATGAATACAATAGACTGAAACAAGTTAAGGGA tCTGCAGATTACAAAAGTAAGAGGAATTATTGCAAGCAGTTGAAGAGCAAATTGTCACACATTAAGAAGATGGTTGGAGATTATGATCGACGGAAAACATAG